From Strigops habroptila isolate Jane chromosome 10, bStrHab1.2.pri, whole genome shotgun sequence, one genomic window encodes:
- the GJE1 gene encoding LOW QUALITY PROTEIN: putative gap junction epsilon-1 protein (The sequence of the model RefSeq protein was modified relative to this genomic sequence to represent the inferred CDS: inserted 1 base in 1 codon; deleted 1 base in 1 codon; substituted 1 base at 1 genomic stop codon) — MPWLVESQLPRTRTRTRRDSREPGWGDGRYSGYPKVGVRQVQGSVRQRLRPPTVIGXFFGSVYMFFLGIWGFAVHGNEALHFSCDPNKREVNIFCYXFKPITPQEDIHQKSFYIGFYICSAFSRIIVEAVMAFWFQIQLFGFKVNAIYMYDVGALEKKFNITWYVGPKHFEKTVFLIAMYTFTMITVVFVAKIFEISCKRLGFLRTQ; from the exons ATGCCCTGGTTGGTGGAGTCCCAGCTTCCCAGGACCAGGACCAGGACCAGGAGAGACAGCAGAGAACCAGGCTGGGGTGATGGTCGGTACAGTGGGTACCCCAAAGTGGGTGTTAGGCAGGTGCAAGGCAGTGTAAGGCAGCGG CTCAGGCCACCAACGGTAATTG TTTTCTTTGGCTCAGTTTATATGTTTTTCCTCGGCATTTGGGGCTTTGCTGTTCATGGAAATGAGGCCTTGCATTTCAGCTGTGACCCAAACAAGAGAGAggttaatattttctgttactaGTTCAAGCCTATAACTCCCCag GAAGATATCCACCAAAAGTCATTCTACATTGGTTTTTAtatctgctctgctttctcaaGAATTATCGTTGAAGCTGTC ATGGCTTTTTGGTTTCAAATTCAGCTCTTTGGTTTCAAAGTGAATGCAATCTACATGTATGATGTGGGAGCACTTGAAAAAAAGTTTAACATTACTTGGTATGTAGGGccaaagcactttgaaaagACCGTTTTTCTTATTGCAATGTACACATTTACTATGATTACAGTGGTTTTTGTTGCCAAAATTTTTGAGATCTCATGTAAAAGGCTAGGTTTCTTACGAACTCAGTGA